In the genome of Achromobacter sp. MFA1 R4, the window CCCATTGATACCAGGAACAGCAGACTGGCGTAGGCCACGCCGTCCACCAGGGCGAGAGGCAGTAGATCCAAGGTCAAGCGTCTTCTCCCAATACGCTGAGCACGGGCGCGGCGATGATCGAATGCGCCGCGCGGCGTGCGGGCTTGCGCCCTGGACGCGCCCGGCGCGTCCTTGTCTCGTTGTCAACCTTGCCGTGCCCGCTGCGCGGTGCGTGTATTTGCTGCGTGCTGCGTGCTGCGTGCGCAAAGGGCCGGAAGGCGCTTTATTCAGGCTGTCGGTTCGCCCCGACAAATCGCCGGGCAAACCCGCCTGGGTATGTGTGCGAAGTATAGGTAGGGGTTTATCGGCCAGCTATTTATCTTTGTGCAAGGCGGGTTTAACAAGCGGTGGAGTGGCCGCCGGCTGCGGCCCGGCCGCCCCCATTGCGGCCAGGGGCGCCCGCGTCTGATAGTCCGGGATAATCCGGATCTGCGCCTCGTCCGGCAGGCGTACATAACGGCCTAGTCCATCGGGCGCAAGCGCCCCGACGTCCAGCAGGGCCAGGCGCTCGCCCGCGGCGTCGCGCACGTCGATGCGCAGCTGCGGCGGCGCGAGGCCATAGCTCTCGCCTTCCTGCGGCGTCAGCGTGCGGTCGCTGCGGACCTGCGAAAACAGCGCGACGAAGCCGGCCGCGTCAAAGCCCGCCGCCTGCCCGGGCGGCGTGGCGGCCCAGCCCTGCGGACCGCGTGTCAATTGGACCGAGCCGGCGGCCGAGGCAAGCGTCACCTGCGCCGCGCGGCCGGCGTCCCAGGCATAGAGCCGCGCGGGTTTGCCGCTGTCGTCATGCAGATGGGTGTGGCCGTGGTGCTGCGCCGGCGATTCCGCGGCCTCGTGCCATTGCCACGCCGACAGCGCGATGCCGGCCGCCAGCAGCGCGGGCCAGAAGGCGCGCGCGGCGCTCACCGGCGCCTCCACCACAGCAGCAGCCCGGTCAGCAGCGCCAGCAGGGGCAAGGCCACCGTGCTGGTCCAGAACACCGCGCGCATCTGCCGGTTGGTCAGCTCGACGCGGCGGCTTTCGTAGTGGCGCGGGCGGATCGACAGGAGCGCGTCTTCGCCTGCCAGCAGCGTGACGGCGTTGGTGAACAGCGCGCCATTGCCCAGCGTGGCGAAATGGCGGTTGATCGCGAAGTCGCTGTCGCCCGCGACCAGCAGCGTGGGCCGCGCGGCGCCGTCCTCGCGGGCGGCCTGCGCACTACGCGTGGCCAGCGCCATCAGCGTGTAGCGCGACGGCGGCTGGCCGGGCGGATGGGCCTGGGCGGAGGTCTGCGCCAGCGGCGTCACCACCACGCCGGGCGGCAGGCCGTCGCCCGCCGGTTCCAGCCCCGCGGCCCCCGGAAAGAAGCTCAGCGGCAGGCCGCGCGTCATCTTGTGGCGCGTGTAGTCGCTGACGGCCGGGCTGCCGGGATCGTTGCGGTAATGGCTGCCGGGGTCGCTGAGCGCCCCCGGCGCCAGCGCAATGCCGAAATCGGCCAGCAGGTCATCCAGGCCGTGCCGCGTGTCGGGCTCCAGCAGCAGGAGCGTCTTGCCGCCCGCGGCGGTCCAGCGGCGCAGCGCCTGCGCGTCGTCCTGGCCGAACGCCGTGCGCGGTCCGGCGGCCACCACCACTGCGCAGCGCGGCAGGGCCTGCGCCAGGCTGCCCGCGCCGACGGCGCGCGTGGAAAACCCCAGCGTCTGCAAGGCGTTGCGCGCCATCGCCATGCCGTGCTGCTCGTGCACCTCGACGCGGGCCACCAGGTTCTCGTCGTGGTCGTGTTCCTCCAGGTCGTCCAGCGAAGTCAGGCTGTCCAGCATGGCCTCGCGGTGGCCCTGCGTGAAGCAGACCGTCTGCGCGCCATTCTGGCTGATGCGGATGAGCGCGTTGGTGAAGTCGGTCTCGGTGCCGCCGTTGATCGTGGTGCGGCGCTCGCCCGAGGCCAGCACGGCGCTGCCCGCGAACTGGATGCCGGCGGCGCGCGCCTCGGCCGGACGCAGCGCGGGGTCCACGCCGCGCACGCGGATCAGCGGGTTCTCGCGCTCGTACTGGCGCAGCAGTTCCAGCGCGTCGACCATGCTTTTGTTGCGCAGGTCGTAGAACCACGTCACCTCGACGGGCTGGCGCACCTGGCGCGCGACCTCCAGGCTTTCCGGCGCCAGGCTGTACACCCGCTGCGCGGTCAGGTCGATGCGGCCCAGATGGCGCGAGGCCCACAGATTCAGCGCCAGCAGCAGCGCGGCCACGGCCAGCACGGGCAGCCACAGCGACAGGCGCCGGCCGGCGCGGCGCAAGGCGGGGCTCATCGCAGCCTCCAGCGCTTCAGGTTGACCGAGGCCACCATCAGGGCCAGCACGGCCACGCTGGCCAGCGTGACGGTCGCGGGCCCGGGCAGCACGCCCCGGATGAAGTCCACGTGCTGGGCCGACAGCGACAAGGCCTGGAAGAACGGCGACAGCGCCGGAAACGCGTCCAGCGCGGCCGGGTAGTCGATGAACCACAGCAGCACCAGAATGCCCCAGGTGGCGCTGGCGGCCACGATCTGGTTCGCGCAGGCGCTGGACACGGCGATGCCGATCGCCAGGAACAGCGCGCCGTACAGGAAGACCCCGATGTAGCCGCCCACGATGGGGCCATAGTCCGGCTCGCCGTACCAGGCCAGCGGCAGCACCGCCGACATGGTGCCCGCCAGCATCAGCGCCAGCATGGTCAGCCCCGCTGCGTACTTGGCCGCAACCAGCGTGAAGTCCGACAACGGCAGGGTCAGCAGCAGTTCCAGCGTGCCCTGCCGCGCCTCTTCGGCAAACGCCCGCATGCTGACCAGCGGCATCACCAGGATCAGCAGGATGGTCATGTTGTGGAACGCGGTCACCATCTGGCCGGTGCTGACGAAGAACAGGTTGAAGCTGAACAGATAGCCCGACAGGGCCCAGAACACCGCGACGACGGCCAGCGCGACGGGCGAGCCGAAGTCGGTGCGCAATTCCTTGCGGTACAAGGCCGCGAAACCCTTCATGCGCGTCTCCGTAGCGGGGGATCGTTGGGCGCCAGCGCCGCCAGCAGGCGGGCCTCGACGGCTTCCTGCGCCGGCAGCACGGCGCGCAGTTCGGCGTGGGCCAGCGCCACGCGCATCGCCGCGTCGCACGCGGCCGCGCCGGCGGCCGGGGAGTCCCAGGCGATGCGCCACTTGCTGTGGCCGCCCTCCAGCAGGGAAATGTCCACGGTCTTGACGCCCGGGCAGGCAGACAGGGCCGCGTGCAACGCGCCGTGCCGGGCCGTGGGCAGGGCAAGCTGCAGGTGCAGCGCCGTGCGCGATTCGCCCAGCGCCTGGTCCTGCACCAGCCGGCCCTCGCGCAGGATGGCGATGCGCGAACACAGCGCCTCCACTTCCTGCATCAGGTGGCTGCTGAACACCACCGCCCGGCCTTCGGCGCAGCGCCGGATCATCGCGCGCGCCTCGACGATCTGCACCGGATCCAGTCCATTGGTGGCCTCGTCCAGCAGCAGCACCGGCGGGTCGTTCAGCACGGCCTGAGCCAGTCCCACGCGCTGGCGCTGCCCCTTGGACAACCGCCCGATCACCGAGCGCGCCACGCCCTGCAGATCGAACCCGTCGATGGCGCGCTCGATGGCCAGGCGGCGCGCGCGGGCGCCGCCCTGCACCTTGACCCCGGCGCCGAATTCCAGGTACTGCGTCACCGTCAGCGCGTCATACAGCGGCGCGCGCTCGGGCAGATAGCCGATATCGGCATTGCCGCGGCCCGGCGCGGGCGCGCGGCCGCGGATGGTGATGCGCCCGCTGTCGGGCGTGTAAAAGCCCGCCATCAGGCGCAGCGTGGTGGTCTTGCCGCTGCCGTTCGGTCCCAGCAGGCCCAGGATCTCCCCCGGCCTGACGGACAGGCTGAGGGAATCCAGGACCTGGCGCGGCCCGAACGACTTGCAGACCTGGTGCAAGGCGACGGCGGGCTCCATGGCGCGCTCAGTCGAAGACTTTGGTCTTGGCGTTCTGCGCGTGCTGCTCCGCGTCGTGGCTGTACCAGAGCTGGCCCTGGCGCGCGTCGCGGATCTGCTTGAGGCGGTCGATGGCCTGCATGGACGCCGCGGTGTTCCAGGTGATGCCGGGGATCAC includes:
- a CDS encoding DUF4340 domain-containing protein; the protein is MSAARAFWPALLAAGIALSAWQWHEAAESPAQHHGHTHLHDDSGKPARLYAWDAGRAAQVTLASAAGSVQLTRGPQGWAATPPGQAAGFDAAGFVALFSQVRSDRTLTPQEGESYGLAPPQLRIDVRDAAGERLALLDVGALAPDGLGRYVRLPDEAQIRIIPDYQTRAPLAAMGAAGPQPAATPPLVKPALHKDK
- a CDS encoding GldG family protein — protein: MSPALRRAGRRLSLWLPVLAVAALLLALNLWASRHLGRIDLTAQRVYSLAPESLEVARQVRQPVEVTWFYDLRNKSMVDALELLRQYERENPLIRVRGVDPALRPAEARAAGIQFAGSAVLASGERRTTINGGTETDFTNALIRISQNGAQTVCFTQGHREAMLDSLTSLDDLEEHDHDENLVARVEVHEQHGMAMARNALQTLGFSTRAVGAGSLAQALPRCAVVVAAGPRTAFGQDDAQALRRWTAAGGKTLLLLEPDTRHGLDDLLADFGIALAPGALSDPGSHYRNDPGSPAVSDYTRHKMTRGLPLSFFPGAAGLEPAGDGLPPGVVVTPLAQTSAQAHPPGQPPSRYTLMALATRSAQAAREDGAARPTLLVAGDSDFAINRHFATLGNGALFTNAVTLLAGEDALLSIRPRHYESRRVELTNRQMRAVFWTSTVALPLLALLTGLLLWWRRR
- a CDS encoding ABC transporter permease codes for the protein MKGFAALYRKELRTDFGSPVALAVVAVFWALSGYLFSFNLFFVSTGQMVTAFHNMTILLILVMPLVSMRAFAEEARQGTLELLLTLPLSDFTLVAAKYAAGLTMLALMLAGTMSAVLPLAWYGEPDYGPIVGGYIGVFLYGALFLAIGIAVSSACANQIVAASATWGILVLLWFIDYPAALDAFPALSPFFQALSLSAQHVDFIRGVLPGPATVTLASVAVLALMVASVNLKRWRLR
- a CDS encoding ABC transporter ATP-binding protein, with protein sequence MEPAVALHQVCKSFGPRQVLDSLSLSVRPGEILGLLGPNGSGKTTTLRLMAGFYTPDSGRITIRGRAPAPGRGNADIGYLPERAPLYDALTVTQYLEFGAGVKVQGGARARRLAIERAIDGFDLQGVARSVIGRLSKGQRQRVGLAQAVLNDPPVLLLDEATNGLDPVQIVEARAMIRRCAEGRAVVFSSHLMQEVEALCSRIAILREGRLVQDQALGESRTALHLQLALPTARHGALHAALSACPGVKTVDISLLEGGHSKWRIAWDSPAAGAAACDAAMRVALAHAELRAVLPAQEAVEARLLAALAPNDPPLRRRA